The Fructilactobacillus ixorae genome has a window encoding:
- a CDS encoding DUF3021 domain-containing protein: protein MRQIWNLTVSGSAGGLLIGFWFAMLFSKLNGLKQMFPSSPDFISHFGSELTATAVAGVMWMAMGMVFSLSSLIFGVERWSITKQTVLHFIVTYVLFSTLAVVSEWFPLEFSYFANFTIIFIIIYVVMWTIEMRRARQTIAEINQKLTQK, encoded by the coding sequence ATGAGACAAATTTGGAATCTCACAGTGAGCGGGTCAGCTGGCGGACTATTGATTGGTTTTTGGTTCGCGATGTTATTTTCAAAACTAAACGGTTTGAAGCAAATGTTCCCATCTAGCCCTGATTTTATTAGTCATTTTGGTTCAGAACTAACCGCGACGGCAGTGGCCGGAGTGATGTGGATGGCAATGGGCATGGTCTTTTCACTGAGTAGCTTAATTTTTGGGGTCGAGCGTTGGAGCATTACCAAGCAAACGGTTTTGCATTTTATCGTAACCTACGTGCTTTTTTCGACCTTAGCGGTTGTCTCAGAATGGTTCCCGTTGGAATTTTCCTATTTTGCAAACTTTACCATCATTTTCATCATCATTTACGTGGTGATGTGGACGATTGAAATGAGACGCGCGCGGCAAACGATTGCGGAAATTAACCAAAAACTCACGCAGAAATAA
- the ribA gene encoding GTP cyclohydrolase II, with protein sequence MTATNRIDGALQQLQRGGLVVVADDQDREGEGDLIGLAEKMTPATVNTMVTQARGLLCVPMAPAQVQRLGLEPMAQEQDAFGTAFLQGTDAKATTTGISAADRATTIRQLANPQTTPADFYHPGHIFPLQARQGGVLARNGHTEAAVDLARLAGAMPVAAIIEILKDDGTMMRQSELRAFARQAGYPFITIAELQAYRKAQLQRKLRRLAPVQLPTQYGTFQLTAYQTSADQEPALLISQGEISAEEPLLLRVHSECLTGDVFGSLRCDCGEQLAAALQTIAAAGHGAVLYLRQEGRGIGLANKLAAYRLQEAGLDTVEANQQLGFAPDERDYELAAAILRDQGVTELDLMTNNPDKLTQLANAGITVRKRIPLEIKPHATNRDYLATKKHKMQHLLREID encoded by the coding sequence ATGACAGCAACCAATCGAATTGACGGGGCCCTGCAACAGTTACAGCGGGGTGGCCTGGTAGTCGTAGCCGATGATCAGGATCGTGAAGGGGAAGGCGATTTAATCGGGTTAGCTGAAAAGATGACGCCCGCAACGGTCAACACGATGGTGACGCAAGCCCGCGGCTTATTGTGCGTTCCGATGGCCCCAGCCCAGGTGCAACGCTTAGGTTTGGAGCCAATGGCGCAGGAACAGGATGCCTTTGGAACCGCCTTTTTACAGGGAACGGATGCCAAAGCCACGACGACCGGCATTTCAGCTGCCGACCGGGCTACAACCATCCGACAGTTAGCTAATCCGCAGACCACGCCGGCTGATTTTTATCATCCCGGCCACATTTTCCCGTTACAAGCTCGCCAAGGTGGCGTGTTAGCCCGCAACGGGCATACAGAAGCAGCGGTTGATTTAGCTCGGTTGGCTGGAGCCATGCCCGTCGCCGCCATCATCGAGATTTTAAAGGACGACGGCACCATGATGCGGCAGTCCGAGTTACGGGCATTCGCGCGTCAGGCCGGCTATCCCTTTATTACGATTGCAGAATTACAGGCGTATCGAAAAGCGCAGCTCCAACGGAAGCTTCGGCGCTTAGCCCCAGTGCAATTGCCGACCCAGTACGGGACGTTTCAACTGACGGCTTACCAAACGTCAGCTGATCAAGAACCAGCGTTACTGATTAGTCAGGGAGAAATTTCGGCTGAGGAACCACTGTTACTGCGCGTTCATTCGGAGTGTTTAACGGGAGACGTGTTCGGCTCGTTGCGCTGTGACTGTGGTGAGCAACTGGCCGCAGCGCTCCAAACAATTGCAGCTGCCGGACATGGTGCGGTGCTATACCTTCGCCAGGAAGGGCGAGGGATTGGCTTAGCCAACAAACTGGCAGCCTACCGGCTTCAAGAAGCGGGGTTGGACACGGTCGAAGCTAATCAGCAACTGGGATTTGCCCCAGATGAGCGGGATTACGAGCTGGCAGCGGCCATTTTACGTGATCAAGGGGTTACGGAGCTTGATTTAATGACCAACAATCCGGATAAGCTGACTCAACTAGCCAACGCAGGGATTACGGTGCGCAAGCGGATTCCGTTAGAAATTAAACCGCACGCAACGAACCGGGACTACTTAGCAACGAAAAAACATAAGATGCAGCACTTATTAAGGGAGATTGACTAA
- the ribH gene encoding 6,7-dimethyl-8-ribityllumazine synthase, translating to MEVKTGSLNGQHRHVGIVVAKFNQLVTQKLLDGTIATLQQCGVAETDIQVYWVPGAFEIPRIAKLVGETGKVDGVIALGAVVRGATSHYDYVCAQTAAGIAQVSLTSPVPVLFGVLTTDDMAQALDRAGGKAGNKGSECAQGLLEMISVEAQI from the coding sequence ATGGAAGTAAAAACCGGGAGTTTAAACGGGCAACACCGTCACGTGGGAATCGTCGTGGCGAAGTTCAACCAACTGGTTACGCAAAAACTGTTAGACGGAACGATTGCCACTTTACAACAATGTGGGGTGGCAGAAACCGATATCCAGGTTTACTGGGTACCCGGAGCCTTTGAAATTCCAAGGATTGCCAAGTTGGTAGGTGAGACGGGCAAAGTCGACGGCGTGATTGCCTTAGGTGCGGTCGTCCGCGGGGCCACTTCGCACTATGATTACGTGTGCGCCCAAACGGCGGCCGGAATTGCACAGGTATCATTAACCAGTCCAGTGCCCGTGCTGTTTGGCGTGCTAACGACGGATGACATGGCTCAGGCTCTTGATCGTGCGGGTGGGAAAGCTGGCAACAAGGGTAGTGAGTGTGCCCAAGGTTTGTTGGAGATGATTAGTGTGGAAGCACAAATTTAG
- a CDS encoding GNAT family N-acetyltransferase — MMELIVTNELTLRTPVPETDGPRLAALIARDRETLAQWLPWVPKTTQASEIAFLRELVKQADQHQSLQLVMVWQGDPVGMMGFNRFYQREAGRQTAEIGYWLANHAVRHGLMHQAVLALCQLGFATYQLEQISIIAAVLNQRSNHVAQRAGFHLDRVLPARITLSNGQQVDANDWIKVNPDRQVHENPVY; from the coding sequence ATGATGGAGCTGATTGTGACGAACGAGTTGACCTTACGGACGCCGGTTCCAGAAACGGATGGTCCCCGGCTAGCAGCGCTGATTGCCCGGGATCGGGAAACGTTAGCGCAGTGGTTGCCGTGGGTGCCTAAAACCACGCAGGCCAGTGAGATTGCCTTTTTAAGGGAACTTGTAAAGCAGGCTGATCAGCATCAGTCCTTGCAACTCGTCATGGTGTGGCAGGGGGACCCCGTTGGCATGATGGGATTTAACCGCTTCTACCAGCGAGAAGCTGGACGCCAGACTGCAGAAATTGGGTACTGGCTTGCCAATCATGCCGTGCGCCACGGGCTCATGCACCAGGCCGTGTTGGCGCTCTGTCAGTTGGGATTTGCAACGTACCAACTCGAGCAGATTTCAATCATCGCCGCGGTTTTAAACCAGCGGAGTAATCACGTGGCGCAACGCGCAGGCTTTCACTTAGATCGCGTGCTTCCCGCCCGTATCACGCTTTCTAATGGCCAGCAGGTCGATGCCAATGATTGGATTAAAGTGAACCCGGATAGACAAGTGCACGAAAATCCGGTATATTAA
- a CDS encoding LytTR family DNA-binding domain-containing protein, protein MKVEFDLQSQFVQPFATLHAKQRDTELVKLATELEQWGKPHVLTGYQHQQAFAIPIADLQRIYTEAKAVYAETQTGKYRLQQRIYQLRAILPRHQFIQISSAEIVNVALIVRLSLSRTGQYEVRLKTGQVSYASRRFVQKMKKELD, encoded by the coding sequence ATGAAAGTTGAGTTTGATTTACAATCCCAATTTGTGCAGCCCTTTGCCACGCTACATGCGAAGCAAAGAGACACAGAATTAGTCAAATTAGCGACCGAGCTGGAACAGTGGGGCAAACCGCACGTGCTGACCGGTTATCAGCACCAACAAGCTTTTGCAATTCCGATAGCTGATCTCCAGCGTATTTACACGGAGGCTAAGGCGGTTTATGCCGAAACGCAAACAGGCAAATATCGGCTCCAACAACGGATTTATCAGTTACGGGCAATTTTACCACGTCACCAATTTATTCAAATTTCGAGTGCGGAAATTGTAAACGTGGCACTGATAGTACGACTATCCTTGAGTCGAACTGGGCAATACGAAGTTCGTCTGAAAACAGGACAGGTCAGCTATGCCTCCCGCCGGTTTGTACAGAAAATGAAAAAGGAGTTGGATTAG
- a CDS encoding DMT family transporter, which produces MKKMNRATKGLLFATFASVSWGFSGTLQQFVSQNETIPAGWFLSARTTLASVILLALSALIYKGKIFGVFKSWRSIAWLVAYGLFGLAGNMGSFYVAIQQGGSNGASMATILQYLAPLFILLGALLFQHQRPNKVDLVVFGMALLGVFLAVTKGNLSELSIPMISLIMGIISGITAAGYVVLPKEIGKDNPPFVVLGWGTLIASLAFNLHQPIWVGVPHLSLGGVLGILGIIFFGTLITFPAIIYATRYTSSAAISLVDAIQPVITFIISIFWFHATLNVVEMIGAVLIIVAIYILQYSERHQIDQLTE; this is translated from the coding sequence ATGAAAAAAATGAATCGAGCCACGAAGGGCTTATTATTTGCGACGTTTGCCTCGGTTTCTTGGGGATTTTCGGGAACCTTACAACAGTTTGTGTCCCAAAATGAAACGATTCCGGCTGGTTGGTTTTTATCAGCGCGGACCACGCTTGCAAGTGTCATTTTACTGGCTTTAAGTGCCCTGATTTACAAGGGTAAAATCTTTGGCGTCTTTAAAAGTTGGCGCTCAATTGCCTGGCTGGTCGCCTACGGGTTGTTTGGATTAGCGGGGAACATGGGTAGTTTCTACGTTGCCATCCAACAGGGGGGAAGTAACGGGGCCAGTATGGCCACCATTTTGCAGTACCTAGCTCCCCTGTTTATTCTTCTTGGGGCCTTGCTGTTTCAACACCAACGGCCGAATAAAGTTGATCTAGTTGTGTTTGGAATGGCACTCTTGGGAGTCTTTTTAGCCGTAACCAAGGGGAATCTCAGTGAACTCTCGATTCCGATGATTTCACTGATCATGGGAATTATTTCTGGGATCACCGCTGCCGGATACGTGGTTCTGCCCAAGGAAATTGGGAAGGACAACCCGCCGTTCGTCGTGTTGGGCTGGGGAACTTTGATTGCCAGCTTAGCCTTTAACCTGCACCAACCGATTTGGGTTGGGGTACCACACCTCAGTCTTGGGGGCGTCCTGGGCATTTTGGGAATTATTTTCTTTGGAACGTTGATTACCTTTCCGGCCATCATTTACGCAACGCGCTACACTTCCTCAGCTGCGATTAGCCTAGTAGATGCGATTCAACCGGTAATTACCTTTATCATCAGTATTTTCTGGTTCCACGCCACTTTAAACGTCGTGGAAATGATTGGAGCGGTCCTCATTATCGTGGCAATTTACATTTTGCAGTACTCAGAACGGCACCAAATTGACCAATTGACTGAATAG
- a CDS encoding riboflavin synthase, whose product MMFTGIIQGTGRLRTWEPTTSSGRMTIASSLPSQLHSRIGDSIAVNGICLTVIDYNDHAFNVDVMPETTQRTNLQQLHPGAMVNLEPALLSTQRLDGHFVLGHVDMTVPVTQITEEENAVRIRFALPARYQLEVVEKGSVAVNGVSLTVTAATATEFEVSLIPHTLHQTNLGQLGVGELVNVETDVLGKYVNGRMNNDSNQSN is encoded by the coding sequence ATGATGTTTACAGGAATTATTCAGGGAACCGGCCGGCTTCGCACCTGGGAGCCAACCACTTCGTCCGGACGCATGACGATTGCAAGCTCGTTACCAAGCCAATTGCACAGTCGGATTGGGGATAGCATTGCGGTCAACGGGATTTGTTTAACGGTCATTGATTACAACGACCACGCATTTAACGTGGATGTGATGCCGGAAACGACCCAGCGGACTAATTTACAACAGCTCCACCCAGGAGCCATGGTTAACTTAGAACCAGCGCTGTTATCCACCCAACGCTTAGACGGGCACTTTGTGCTGGGCCACGTGGACATGACGGTTCCGGTGACCCAAATCACGGAAGAAGAAAATGCGGTGCGGATTCGGTTCGCATTACCAGCTCGCTACCAACTGGAAGTGGTCGAAAAGGGTTCGGTCGCGGTCAATGGAGTAAGTTTAACGGTAACAGCTGCGACTGCGACGGAGTTTGAAGTTAGTCTGATTCCGCATACTTTGCACCAGACCAATTTAGGACAACTCGGCGTGGGCGAGCTCGTTAACGTGGAAACAGATGTATTAGGCAAATATGTGAATGGGAGGATGAACAATGACAGCAACCAATCGAATTGA
- the ribD gene encoding bifunctional diaminohydroxyphosphoribosylaminopyrimidine deaminase/5-amino-6-(5-phosphoribosylamino)uracil reductase RibD gives MDEPALLRIAQAAARQGRGHTYTNPVVGAVIVRDGQVVATGYHHRFGGPHAEIDALQQLPDPTLAQGATMVVTLEPCSHYGKTPPCAVKLIAVGIRRVVIGQLDPNPVVAGRGQRMLAAAGIDVTVMNDTGELNQAYNFFYQQRRPLVTVKMAQTLDGKMNQAGNQRTFITGPAAYQDSQRLRAQQHAILIGERTLLVDNPQLTVREQSVDHPPVRVALVEDADRLPPDLHLFDGQAPTWLLTRHATRQKWPASVRVLVDQEWTPATVVQRLAQEGLQALLVEGGSVVQSRFLAADLVDRLVVYTAPTIFGPGLPVFSEYQGPSVHWNLSQVEHLGPDWRVELRRK, from the coding sequence TTGGATGAACCAGCGCTATTACGAATAGCCCAAGCAGCGGCCCGGCAAGGAAGGGGACATACGTACACTAATCCAGTGGTCGGCGCTGTGATTGTGCGCGACGGGCAGGTGGTTGCCACCGGTTATCACCACCGCTTTGGGGGACCACATGCAGAGATTGATGCCCTACAACAGTTGCCAGATCCCACGTTGGCGCAGGGAGCCACGATGGTGGTGACCCTAGAACCCTGCAGTCACTACGGAAAAACGCCTCCGTGCGCCGTTAAATTGATTGCAGTCGGCATTAGGCGGGTCGTCATTGGCCAGTTGGACCCGAATCCAGTGGTTGCCGGGCGCGGCCAGCGCATGTTAGCTGCGGCCGGGATAGACGTCACCGTTATGAACGACACCGGGGAGTTGAATCAGGCCTACAACTTCTTTTACCAGCAGCGACGTCCCCTAGTGACGGTTAAAATGGCCCAGACGCTGGACGGCAAAATGAATCAGGCTGGCAACCAGCGCACGTTCATTACCGGCCCAGCTGCTTACCAAGATAGTCAACGCCTTCGAGCGCAACAGCACGCGATTTTAATCGGCGAACGGACGCTATTGGTGGATAATCCGCAGCTGACGGTGCGGGAGCAATCCGTGGATCATCCGCCGGTGCGAGTGGCGCTGGTGGAGGATGCAGATCGACTGCCCCCGGACCTGCACCTGTTTGACGGGCAAGCCCCCACCTGGTTGTTGACTCGGCACGCGACCCGCCAAAAGTGGCCGGCTTCCGTGCGGGTGTTAGTTGATCAGGAGTGGACGCCAGCCACAGTTGTGCAGCGATTAGCGCAGGAGGGGCTGCAAGCACTCTTGGTGGAAGGCGGTAGTGTCGTCCAGTCCCGGTTTTTAGCGGCGGACTTGGTCGATCGCTTGGTAGTTTATACAGCGCCGACGATCTTCGGACCGGGCTTACCGGTTTTTAGTGAGTACCAGGGACCATCGGTGCACTGGAACCTGTCCCAGGTAGAGCACCTCGGCCCAGACTGGCGCGTCGAACTAAGGAGGAAATGA